In Deltaproteobacteria bacterium, a single window of DNA contains:
- a CDS encoding TrkH family potassium uptake protein, translated as MREKEYLKERYAAILSSVGLTLLLSGAVMLTPLLVLLAFPDEAEHAPAFGIPAGSLGLAGLVLWRLFRSNSIVTLSIREGGIIVLVSWVVVILFSAWPFVSVSGLPFSRAVFESTSGWTTTGLSVVDVANTGPMILFWRSVMQLAGGAGLAIIMMSAIVGPTGVGISSAEGRSDQLVPQVRQSSRLVLIIYTCYACAGTVAYSLAGMSFFDAVNHAFAAVSTGGFSTRVESIGYWDSTAIEAVTLPLMLLGNLSFVTAWFLWRGKLRLVARNGEVRLLVVLIPLSAAALFFLTCRALYPNLGKSLRVAVFETITAITTTGFSTVGYSNWNSFGVLLLIVLMLIGGGTCSTAGGIKQFRVYLLWKLLFWEIRRSLMPRSAILERPIWEGDRRTFLDDARVRQVGVFVFLYLVTYLLGVLLLCACGYSLGDSLFEFASAIGTVGLSVGVTSGQMPDIALWAETLAMFLGRLEFIVVIVSLIKIGRDGRRTMA; from the coding sequence TTGCGGGAAAAGGAATATCTCAAAGAGCGTTATGCCGCCATCCTCTCCTCCGTCGGCCTGACTCTCCTGCTTTCCGGCGCGGTGATGCTCACGCCGCTTTTGGTGCTCCTGGCTTTCCCTGATGAAGCCGAGCATGCCCCGGCGTTCGGCATTCCCGCGGGTTCCCTGGGCCTGGCAGGGTTGGTGTTGTGGCGGCTGTTTCGTTCCAACTCCATTGTTACCCTTTCGATCCGGGAGGGCGGCATCATCGTTCTCGTGAGTTGGGTCGTGGTCATCCTCTTTTCGGCATGGCCTTTCGTGTCCGTTTCGGGGCTCCCCTTTTCCAGGGCCGTTTTCGAGTCGACGAGCGGCTGGACCACCACCGGCCTCTCCGTTGTGGACGTGGCCAACACCGGTCCGATGATTCTATTCTGGCGCAGCGTCATGCAACTGGCCGGAGGAGCGGGGCTGGCCATCATCATGATGTCGGCCATCGTCGGCCCCACGGGAGTCGGCATATCGAGCGCCGAAGGGCGCAGCGATCAACTCGTTCCGCAGGTTCGGCAGTCGTCCCGTCTGGTACTGATCATCTATACCTGTTATGCGTGCGCGGGAACGGTAGCTTACTCGTTGGCGGGCATGTCCTTCTTCGATGCCGTCAACCATGCCTTCGCCGCCGTGTCCACGGGGGGATTTTCCACGCGTGTCGAGAGCATCGGTTATTGGGATTCCACGGCCATCGAGGCGGTTACACTGCCGCTCATGCTGCTCGGTAACCTGAGCTTCGTTACCGCCTGGTTCCTGTGGCGCGGCAAGCTCCGTCTTGTTGCGCGTAATGGGGAGGTCCGCCTTCTGGTTGTACTTATCCCCTTGTCCGCAGCCGCCCTCTTCTTTCTGACCTGCCGGGCGCTCTATCCGAACCTCGGGAAATCATTGCGCGTCGCGGTTTTCGAGACCATAACGGCAATAACCACCACAGGGTTTTCCACCGTCGGTTACAGCAATTGGAATTCCTTTGGGGTGCTCTTGTTGATCGTGTTGATGCTGATCGGCGGCGGAACGTGTTCCACGGCCGGCGGAATCAAACAGTTTCGCGTTTACTTGTTGTGGAAGCTGCTCTTCTGGGAAATCAGGCGTTCCCTCATGCCGCGGTCCGCCATTCTGGAACGTCCCATCTGGGAGGGCGATCGCCGTACATTTTTGGATGACGCCCGGGTGCGGCAGGTCGGGGTTTTTGTCTTCCTGTACCTGGTGACCTACCTGTTGGGGGTCCTGCTCTTGTGCGCCTGCGGCTACAGCCTTGGCGACTCGCTATTTGAATTCGCCTCCGCCATCGGAACCGTCGGGCTCTCGGTGGGAGTGACTTCCGGCCAAATGCCGGACATCGCCCTGTGGGCGGAGACGCTCGCCATGTTCCTCGGACGGCTGGAATTCATCGTGGTCATCGTCAGCCTGATCAAGATCGGCAGGGACGGCCGACGGACGATGGCGTGA
- a CDS encoding class I SAM-dependent methyltransferase — translation MASQSAFFDSRAREWEKNCYPAPVRKRLQELIRDFGVLPGMHVLDIGTGPGVLIPYLRRLVGKEGRICAFDLSFEMIRQATRKPLSAQDLVLQADVHHMPFRNELFDQVICFAAFPHFSDPARALREMSRVVRPGGSVIIAHLLSRRELSEHHATHSAVARDVLPDDARMESLFGEAGLSLSDIVDIPGRYLAKGNKQP, via the coding sequence ATGGCATCCCAATCCGCATTCTTCGACAGCCGGGCCCGCGAGTGGGAAAAGAACTGCTATCCGGCGCCGGTCCGCAAGCGTCTTCAGGAGCTCATCCGCGATTTCGGGGTGCTTCCGGGCATGCACGTTCTGGACATCGGCACCGGCCCCGGCGTCTTGATACCGTACTTGCGGCGGTTGGTGGGAAAAGAGGGCAGGATCTGCGCCTTTGACCTGTCCTTCGAGATGATCCGACAGGCAACCCGAAAACCTCTCTCCGCGCAGGACCTGGTCCTGCAGGCGGACGTCCACCATATGCCTTTCCGAAATGAACTTTTTGACCAGGTGATCTGCTTTGCGGCCTTCCCGCATTTCAGCGATCCGGCACGAGCCCTTCGGGAAATGAGCCGGGTGGTGCGCCCCGGCGGCAGCGTGATTATTGCCCATCTGCTGAGCCGTCGGGAGTTGTCGGAGCACCACGCAACGCATTCGGCCGTGGCGCGGGACGTTTTACCGGACGACGCGCGGATGGAAAGCCTTTTTGGGGAAGCCGGACTTTCGCTTTCAGACATCGTGGACATACCCGGGCGCTACCTGGCGAAGGGGAACAAGCAACCATGA
- a CDS encoding response regulator: MENKPILVVDDEKNIRLTMSQSLEPLEIPVQTAVNGEEALQKLQRESFGLVFLDLKMPGMDGMEVLRRIKDDWPKTRVIIITAHGTIESAVEAMKLGAVDFIQKPFSPGEIRELATTVLEREALDEENAIDYRSLIELAKRHISDRSFALARETARKAIAADPAQAEAYNLLGALLEIKGDRLEAQKFYRAALDIDPTFKAAWANLDRTTSWDKFGKIDLGPDSSDTQSRDDTGKEGQHEE; this comes from the coding sequence ATGGAAAACAAACCGATTCTGGTCGTGGACGACGAGAAGAACATCCGTCTGACCATGTCGCAATCACTTGAACCCCTCGAAATTCCCGTCCAGACGGCCGTAAACGGCGAAGAGGCGCTGCAAAAGCTTCAAAGGGAATCATTCGGGCTGGTGTTTCTGGACCTGAAGATGCCGGGAATGGACGGAATGGAGGTCCTGCGCCGAATCAAAGACGACTGGCCGAAAACCCGGGTGATCATCATCACGGCCCACGGAACCATCGAGTCCGCCGTGGAGGCCATGAAGCTCGGGGCCGTGGACTTCATTCAGAAGCCCTTCAGCCCCGGTGAAATCCGTGAACTTGCGACAACAGTGCTGGAGCGTGAGGCCCTAGACGAAGAGAACGCGATCGATTACCGGTCGCTGATCGAACTGGCCAAGCGTCACATATCGGACCGAAGCTTCGCCCTAGCCAGAGAAACGGCCCGTAAGGCCATCGCCGCGGACCCGGCCCAGGCGGAGGCCTATAACCTTCTCGGGGCCTTGCTCGAGATCAAGGGGGACCGGTTGGAGGCCCAGAAGTTCTATCGCGCGGCGCTGGACATCGATCCGACTTTCAAAGCGGCCTGGGCGAACCTGGATCGGACTACTTCCTGGGACAAGTTCGGCAAGATCGATCTCGGTCCGGATTCGAGCGATACCCAGAGCCGGGACGATACCGGCAAAGAGGGGCAACATGAAGAATAG
- a CDS encoding TrkA family potassium uptake protein — MKNSRYIVIVGCGRLGAHLANQLSREGHAVVAIDTNEDAFNDLSPDFSGFRVHGDAIRMTVLKEAKLDRADVLIATTHEDNVNLMVAQVARRIFHVPQVLARVFDPKREEVYSQLGIDTICPMSVASDMFVRAVADRAAGQGGARS; from the coding sequence ATGAAGAATAGCCGCTACATCGTCATCGTCGGGTGCGGGCGTCTCGGCGCTCATCTGGCCAATCAGCTCAGCCGCGAAGGCCATGCGGTCGTGGCGATCGATACGAATGAGGATGCATTCAATGACCTATCGCCCGATTTCAGCGGCTTTCGCGTACATGGAGACGCCATCCGGATGACGGTGCTGAAAGAGGCCAAACTCGACAGGGCGGACGTTCTTATCGCCACGACCCATGAGGATAACGTCAACCTGATGGTAGCCCAGGTGGCCCGAAGGATCTTCCACGTTCCCCAGGTGCTGGCCAGGGTGTTCGATCCCAAAAGGGAGGAAGTTTACTCTCAATTGGGCATTGATACCATCTGCCCGATGTCCGTGGCTTCGGACATGTTCGTTCGAGCCGTTGCCGATAGAGCCGCCGGACAGGGAGGAGCACGGTCATGA
- a CDS encoding HAMP domain-containing protein, whose product MALKKKILIGYGFAFALMALVVAWAVTNLVSLGKASDAILRENYRSILAAENMVDALERQDSGILLLFLGDAEKGIAQFRESEAVFLEWLARAKDNVTIHGEAELVQSIEADYTKYRQRFSTLTELREAEKPPIEASLATYQESVHSIFAQVRKACVELRQLNEGTMYAASVRAGRVAERAIWSTVLVAASALMAALMFSLFITERIVRPIRRFMEASRKISAGDYTVQVPVEAGDELGRLAHEFNQMADQLGRYHEMNIEQIISEKNKGEAILSSIEDGLVVFDNNLDVTGINPAARRMLDLEFAEKTHLGCANLFPDPRVCDLIRKTVETGVQPDLPDEQRIVTLMEGERSRHYLFSITSVRGRDRSLSGIVLLLRDVTRLKEVERLKSEFVMAASHELRTPLTSLGMSVDLLLEHVAPSLAEKDRDLLQAAHEEVHRMKALVNDLLDLSKIEAGRIEMEFENVPVPTLFDHVKAVFKSQMDMKEVALTSEIVGDLPKVRADANKITWVLTNLISNALRYVREGGHIELMAHRIGPQVHLSVHDDGPGIPPEYHSKIFQKFVQVKGQEAGGTGLGLAICKEIVRAHGGAIWVESSPGQGSTFTFTLPAVR is encoded by the coding sequence ATGGCGCTGAAAAAGAAGATATTGATCGGATACGGCTTCGCCTTTGCCCTCATGGCCCTGGTGGTCGCGTGGGCTGTTACGAATCTGGTGTCCCTGGGCAAGGCGAGCGACGCGATCCTCCGCGAAAACTACCGGAGCATCCTGGCCGCCGAGAACATGGTGGATGCCCTGGAGCGGCAGGATAGCGGCATTCTGCTCCTGTTCCTGGGCGATGCCGAGAAGGGAATCGCTCAGTTCCGGGAAAGCGAAGCCGTGTTTCTCGAGTGGTTAGCCCGCGCCAAGGACAACGTCACGATTCACGGCGAGGCGGAACTCGTTCAATCCATCGAGGCCGATTACACGAAGTACCGGCAGCGCTTTTCCACGCTGACGGAGCTGCGGGAGGCGGAAAAACCTCCGATCGAAGCTTCCTTAGCCACGTATCAGGAATCGGTTCATTCCATTTTCGCCCAGGTGAGGAAGGCTTGTGTCGAACTGCGACAGCTCAATGAGGGGACCATGTATGCGGCCAGTGTGCGGGCGGGCCGCGTCGCCGAACGCGCCATCTGGTCCACCGTGTTGGTGGCGGCTTCGGCATTAATGGCGGCGCTGATGTTCAGTCTGTTCATCACGGAGCGGATCGTCCGACCGATCCGCCGCTTCATGGAGGCGTCCAGAAAGATTTCCGCGGGCGACTATACGGTTCAGGTGCCTGTAGAGGCCGGAGACGAGCTGGGTCGTCTGGCCCACGAATTCAACCAAATGGCCGATCAGCTCGGCCGGTACCATGAGATGAACATCGAGCAGATCATCTCCGAAAAGAACAAGGGTGAGGCGATTCTTTCCAGCATCGAGGACGGCCTGGTGGTCTTCGACAACAACCTCGATGTGACCGGTATCAACCCCGCCGCGCGCCGCATGCTGGACCTCGAGTTTGCGGAAAAGACCCATTTGGGGTGTGCGAATCTTTTTCCGGACCCCCGAGTTTGCGATCTGATCCGCAAGACCGTTGAGACGGGGGTCCAACCCGATCTTCCCGATGAGCAACGGATCGTTACTCTCATGGAGGGAGAGCGATCCCGCCACTATCTGTTTTCCATCACGTCCGTTCGAGGAAGGGATCGCAGCTTGTCCGGCATCGTACTGCTGCTAAGGGACGTTACTCGTTTGAAGGAGGTGGAACGGCTCAAGAGTGAGTTCGTTATGGCGGCATCCCACGAGCTTCGCACGCCGTTGACCAGCCTGGGAATGAGCGTTGATTTGCTCCTGGAACACGTCGCCCCGAGCCTTGCCGAGAAGGACCGCGATCTCTTGCAGGCGGCCCACGAGGAAGTTCACCGGATGAAGGCCCTGGTCAATGATTTGCTTGACTTGTCCAAGATCGAGGCGGGTAGAATCGAAATGGAGTTTGAGAACGTTCCGGTCCCGACTTTGTTCGATCACGTTAAAGCCGTTTTTAAAAGCCAGATGGACATGAAGGAGGTCGCGCTCACCTCGGAGATTGTCGGTGATCTGCCAAAGGTTCGAGCGGACGCCAACAAGATCACCTGGGTTCTGACCAATCTGATTTCCAACGCCCTTCGGTATGTGCGCGAAGGCGGGCACATAGAGCTCATGGCGCACAGGATCGGACCCCAGGTCCATTTGTCCGTGCATGACGATGGACCGGGAATTCCCCCGGAATATCATTCAAAGATTTTCCAGAAATTTGTTCAGGTGAAGGGGCAGGAGGCCGGTGGAACGGGCCTGGGGCTCGCCATCTGCAAGGAGATCGTGCGCGCGCACGGCGGCGCGATCTGGGTGGAATCATCTCCCGGTCAAGGCAGCACTTTTACCTTCACACTGCCCGCAGTCCGATAG
- a CDS encoding TrkA family potassium uptake protein: MKRFAVIGLGNFGFHSAKTLFEDGNEVIAIDTDKARVQAVDPHCTQAVVLDATDKEALKSLGLENTDAVIVSTGTKISNSILICLYLQEMGVKKILAKALDEDHGKILKRVGATEIIHPERDMAVRVARGLSRPNVIDFLPLAEEFDLIQVGPPSQFVGKSLKDLNLRAKYNVHIIGIKETAPENFLLVPPASFVIKDTDILIMLGKSDDIRRIRALK; encoded by the coding sequence ATGAAACGATTTGCAGTCATAGGTCTTGGCAATTTCGGGTTTCACAGCGCCAAGACATTGTTCGAAGACGGTAACGAGGTTATCGCCATAGACACGGACAAGGCCCGGGTCCAGGCGGTGGACCCTCATTGCACGCAGGCTGTAGTGCTGGATGCGACGGATAAGGAAGCCCTTAAATCTCTCGGACTGGAAAATACGGACGCGGTCATTGTTTCCACTGGGACCAAGATCAGCAACAGCATCCTGATATGCCTTTACCTGCAGGAAATGGGAGTGAAAAAGATCCTGGCCAAAGCGCTGGATGAGGATCACGGGAAGATCCTCAAACGAGTCGGAGCCACCGAGATTATTCATCCGGAAAGGGACATGGCTGTGCGTGTCGCACGAGGGCTATCCCGTCCCAACGTGATCGATTTCCTCCCTCTCGCGGAAGAGTTCGACCTTATCCAAGTCGGCCCGCCAAGCCAGTTCGTGGGTAAGAGCCTCAAGGATCTGAATCTGCGGGCCAAATACAACGTGCATATCATCGGCATCAAGGAAACCGCGCCGGAGAACTTCCTCTTGGTCCCCCCTGCGAGCTTTGTGATAAAGGATACCGACATCCTGATCATGCTGGGCAAGTCGGACGATATTCGGAGAATCAGGGCGTTGAAGTAA
- a CDS encoding sigma-54-dependent Fis family transcriptional regulator, protein MSLIEDHKSIRLAILIVDDEANIRKTLSYCLAADGHTVIAVSNPADAVEEARRRSFDLAFVDLKLGEENGMDLIPLLLSDSPWTKIVVITAHASIESAVEAMRRGATDYITKPFTPDQVRFLTRRIGRVRELETEVAALKEDMHRLGPEERLQSLNAAMQRVIETARKAAPSEAIVLLQGESGTGKSVFARAIHHWSHRSAKPLAVVACPAVPPDLLESELFGHAKGAFTGAVRDHPGRIAACEGGTLFLDEIGDMAPSVQAKLLRFIQDKEYERLGEAKPRKADVRILAATNADLQRRVAEGRFREDLFYRLNVISLIVPPLRQRPEDIMPLAVDFLAYFRRANHKTILGFTEAAEGALTSYAWPGNVRELRNTIERAVILGFGERIGKSDLPGSITPAVGIPAIGDRAPLSAIEELHIRRVMANTSSLQEAADVLGIDQATLWRRRKAYGI, encoded by the coding sequence ATGTCTTTGATTGAAGACCATAAATCCATCCGCCTCGCCATCCTCATTGTGGACGACGAGGCCAACATCCGAAAGACGCTCTCTTACTGCCTGGCGGCGGACGGACATACGGTCATCGCGGTGAGCAATCCCGCCGACGCCGTCGAGGAGGCCAGGAGGAGATCGTTCGACCTGGCCTTCGTAGACCTGAAACTGGGCGAAGAAAACGGCATGGATCTGATCCCCCTTCTCTTGTCGGACTCACCCTGGACGAAGATCGTAGTCATCACGGCGCATGCCTCCATCGAAAGCGCGGTGGAAGCCATGCGGCGAGGCGCCACCGATTACATCACCAAACCCTTCACCCCCGATCAGGTCAGGTTTCTGACCCGACGGATCGGCCGGGTTCGCGAGCTGGAAACCGAGGTGGCCGCGCTTAAAGAAGACATGCACCGGCTGGGTCCGGAAGAGCGGCTTCAGAGCCTCAATGCCGCCATGCAGCGTGTCATCGAAACAGCGAGAAAGGCCGCTCCTTCGGAGGCGATTGTGTTGCTCCAAGGGGAAAGCGGTACGGGGAAGTCGGTGTTCGCCAGGGCTATCCATCATTGGAGCCACAGGTCGGCAAAGCCCTTGGCCGTAGTGGCTTGTCCCGCGGTGCCGCCCGACCTTCTCGAGAGCGAACTATTCGGACACGCCAAAGGCGCATTTACCGGAGCAGTGAGGGATCATCCCGGACGCATCGCGGCCTGCGAGGGCGGCACGCTCTTCCTGGACGAAATCGGAGACATGGCTCCCTCCGTGCAGGCCAAATTGCTGCGGTTCATCCAGGACAAGGAATACGAACGTCTAGGGGAGGCCAAACCCCGCAAGGCGGACGTGCGTATCCTCGCGGCCACCAACGCCGACCTCCAAAGGCGTGTAGCCGAGGGCCGTTTTCGGGAAGACCTGTTCTACCGGCTCAATGTGATCAGCCTGATCGTTCCCCCCCTCCGGCAGCGACCGGAAGACATTATGCCGCTCGCTGTGGACTTCCTCGCTTATTTCCGCCGGGCCAACCACAAAACGATCCTGGGCTTCACGGAAGCCGCCGAGGGAGCCCTGACGAGCTATGCATGGCCCGGAAATGTTCGAGAGCTTCGCAACACCATCGAACGCGCCGTGATCCTGGGCTTCGGGGAACGCATCGGGAAATCCGATCTTCCCGGCAGTATCACTCCTGCTGTCGGCATCCCCGCCATTGGCGACAGGGCGCCCTTGTCCGCCATTGAAGAGCTGCACATCAGAAGGGTCATGGCCAACACCTCCTCGCTCCAGGAAGCAGCGGACGTTCTGGGTATCGACCAGGCGACGCTTTGGCGCAGGAGAAAAGCCTACGGAATCTAG
- a CDS encoding TrkA family potassium uptake protein, with product MKAIIVGGGKTLYFLCRNFTAKGYEVTIINRNKEECVQLARQLSATVVFGDGSDAGVLKEAGAMGADAVLAITPNDQDNLVICQLAALKFGVPRTVALANDPDNAEVFDKLGVFSFSTTDIVSSLIEQRASLEQITNLLPVGEGRVNVTEIILDAESPVTGKALKDILLPENVLVAVVIRDNQPIVPRGANRLLTGDRLVLITLPENHGRALKVFTGERK from the coding sequence ATGAAGGCGATCATCGTGGGCGGCGGCAAGACGCTCTATTTTCTTTGCCGGAACTTCACCGCCAAAGGATACGAAGTCACCATCATCAACCGCAATAAGGAGGAATGCGTGCAATTGGCCCGCCAACTTTCCGCGACCGTGGTTTTCGGCGACGGCAGCGACGCCGGGGTTCTCAAGGAAGCCGGCGCAATGGGGGCGGACGCGGTGCTCGCCATCACCCCGAACGATCAGGACAACCTGGTCATTTGCCAATTGGCGGCCCTCAAATTCGGCGTGCCGAGAACGGTCGCACTGGCCAACGATCCTGACAACGCCGAGGTGTTCGACAAGCTGGGCGTCTTCTCGTTTTCGACCACCGATATCGTCAGCAGTCTCATCGAACAACGAGCCTCCCTGGAACAGATCACCAATCTCCTACCGGTCGGCGAGGGTCGGGTGAACGTAACGGAAATCATTCTCGATGCCGAATCACCGGTCACGGGAAAAGCATTGAAAGATATTCTTCTGCCCGAAAACGTCCTGGTCGCGGTCGTGATCCGCGACAACCAGCCCATCGTGCCTCGCGGAGCAAATCGGTTGCTGACGGGCGACCGGCTGGTGCTCATTACCCTGCCGGAGAACCATGGCCGAGCTCTGAAAGTATTCACGGGCGAACGGAAATAG